AAATGTGAAGCATCTCATGCATTGATTATTTAACTTGTGTTAATGATTATTTAACTTGTGTTATtattgctgctgttgttgttgcaaTTATTATTACTATATAATAACGATCACGACCTAAAtatacattttataaattgagAAATCAACATCAGTGAAATCGAAAGTATTGACGAGTAGCCTTGAAAACAACATTAAAAATGAGCAAATAATGTAGCAGCAAgaacgagagcgagagcgagagcagagagagagagagagagagagagagagagagagagagagagagaccaagttgATATACACTATTAGCTGTAGGGCCTATAAGAAAAACATGTATTTGTCAATTAACACTATATTAGGTCGTATAGATACAGTGTCATTTTAACAATTAGTTCAAAATCATTTACCCATAATACAATATGTGCAGACGGAGAGAGTGGATTTAGAAGTATCTCTCATTGCGGTTGCTATGTAGCTCTTACTTATAAATGGTGAGGGCGATCATAATGTTTACCATGATTATAAAGTATTTTCAACATTATTTTATGAAGATGAGCGTTCATTTCTAAGCATCTATATAGGCCTACTCACCATGTACAGTTTCGGGACGTCACAGCCCTTCAGTGGAGTTTCTGGACTGTTGTCTCCCCCTATTGGTCAAAATAGACGATGCCGCTTTGCAGTGGCACCGAGAGAAGAGTCGGTGTTGTATGACAATCTTCATCAAGTTACAGAAAGCATTCAGCAGGAGATACCACAAAAAGAACACAGAAAACATGGTCTTTATTGAATTAGATTAAGCAGATCCTTTTTTAAATGTAGGCAAACAGGCCTGGCAAATGTAAACCAACATAACAGTTTCTTTGCCTGAATATTTGGGATGCCGAATCATGTTCAGTAACTGTACTTATTCATATGAAAATAGCCAGTCTAGTATCCATTTCAAAACAAAACTCTAGATCCTTGTAGATATATTATCCTAATGAAAATACAAGTGctacaataaataaaaaacaataaaTAAAGAAAATGCACATGAATAAGCCGATAGAGtttgtaatgtttttatttttaatagttTAATCGAAAGATGGACACATGACAAACTGGTGACTATACCAGACATTATATATTTAACTTTTGTATATTTCGTTTTTGAGTAAAATATACCAATAATGAACACAAACAAGTATCTAGGCAATATGACTCTATGATTACATGTGTATAATAAATGAATGAAGTAATACTAACACATTAATTATTGAATCAATGTACATCTTTCGACAAAGTTGAAAGAATTTAACAAATTAACCTATTTTATCTAATATTATttaagtccctctctctctgttgttgacTAAAGATTGGGGGGAGCACAGAGTCAAATTTCGTCTCCGCCTCCTAAAAATGTTCACCCAATCGCTTCCACCCTGACTTGGACCAGTCTATAAATACAGGCTTCGCACTGAAAGTGTATTCATAATTCTCTCAATGATCTTGGAAGTTTGACGTGAACATTAAATTGCGCCTTTATGTCAGAAATTGTTTTAATTCCAAGAGAAATATACATTAGAGGGCATTTGCAGCGTGCCTATTCCATCGGGTCGCAAGAAAACGTGCTTTGAATTGACGACTTTTGAAAGGACTTCACATTAACATTTTGACAGTTTGCAGGAGTGCAGCTTTGTCAATCAATTTGCGCATCGAACTCAGTGACATTCATTGCAGCCCGTGGGCACAGCAGCAGTTGGATTCTAAAGTCTTGAAAGGAAGGATTTTTTTTCACTCCAAGAGCAATTCATTGCTTTAGCTCAGCGGTAATTTTTTTCGCATGAATCTACTCGACCCCTTCCTGAAGATGACAGACGAACAGGAGAAATGTTTCTCTGACGCTCCAAGCCCCAGCATGTCTGAGGATTCGGTCGGCTCGCCGTGCCCGTCCGGCTCCGGTTCCGACACCGAGAATACCAGGCCGTCCGATAATCATCTATTACTGGGTCCAGACGGCGTGCTCGGCGAGTTCAAGAAGGCTGACCAAGACAAGTTCCCTGTATGTATCAGAGATGCAGTGTCTCAGGTGCTGAAGGGTTACGACTGGACCTTGGTGCCCATGCCAGTCCGAGTGAACGGCTCCAGCAAAAACAAGCCTCATGTCAAGAGACCTATGAACGCTTTCATGGTGTGGGCTCAAGCCGCCCGGAGGAAACTGGCGGACCAGTACCCACATCTCCACAATGCAGAACTCAGCAAAACCCTCGGCAAACTCTGGAGGTATGTTACAACTCCTTATCGTCACTTTTCTCCGCCATTGAGGAGATTTTCACTTGATCAACTAATATTTGTGCTATTCAAAAATGGCTTCATAGATAAAGCTTGAATAAATAGCAGTGTGTACCAATTATTTCGAAAGATGTCTGGTGTGTAGCTACATGTGCAATTCAATAGTGTAGGATATGTGCATAATTTCGATTCGAATTAGTCGTTTTCAAATATTGGGATATAATAATAACATCTTAATAATTATAAGAATACTTATTTCAACACTTCGAAAAACGTGTCATTTAATGCAATACTTGTTTCCAGATTGCTCAACGAAGGCGAGAAGCGTCCGTTCGTAGAGGAGGCTGAGCGCTTGAGGGTGCAGCACAAGAAAGATCACCCCGACTACAAGTACCAGCCCAGACGGAGAAAATCCGTGAAGAACGGGCAGGGCGAACCAGAGGACGGCGAGCAAACCCACATCTCTTCCGGTGACATCTTTAAAGCTCTCCAGCAAGCAGACTCGCCCGCGTCCAGCATGGGCGAAGTGCATTCACCCGGTGAACATTCAGGTAAGAATAATTCATTCGAACAATTCATTATATTGTCGTTCTAGATAATACTTGCTTTTGGTCGATATAATAATTTTATAGTATAATGGGAATCACTATTATGCCGGTGAAATTAAAAAAGTAgttatatatatatcctttataTTGGAAATGCCTCTACTATCCTATTCAAAACGTGAATATCGAAACGAAACAATTTCAATGCCTTTAGGGCCCTCATGAACTGACACACCTGTCAATGATTTGTGTTTTTTACAAGCCATCATGCAAATCTACCACCTGTCTTTACTACTTATCTATTTTTCGTTAAAGCACATTAGATAATGACACCATTCCCTTCATGGAGGGAAACTCCGAAATCTTAAAGCATATCTTTATTAGCTCCATGGTTGCATCAATTGTGTCAATAATATCATGATGGTGTGCAGTGAGATTAACTCTTTCTTGCTTTATTTTTTGACCACCAGGCCAGTCCCAGGGCCCACCTACACCACCGACCACCCCCAAAACAGAGCTGGCTGCGGGCAAGGCCGACCTGAAGCGCGAGGGCCGCCCCCTGCAAGAGGGCACGGGCCGCCAGCTAAACATCGACTTCCGGGACGTGGATATCGGCGAGCTGAGCAGCGACGTCATCTCCAACATCGAAGCCTTCGATGTCAACGAGTTTGACCAGTACCTGCCGCCCCACGGGCACGCCGGCGTCAACGGCGCCCAGACGGGCTACACGGGCAGCTACCGAGGCATCAGCGCCAGTTCCATCGGCCAGGTGGGTGCTGGAGGCCACGGCTGGATGTCCAAGCAGCAGCACTCCCTCGCCGCCCTGGGTGGAGGTGGCGGTAGTGGGGGAGAGCAAGGCCAGAGCCAGGGGAGAACCACTCAGATCAAGACGGAGCAGCTGAGCCCCAGCCACTACAGTGAGCAGCAGGGCTCTCCTCCCCAGCACGTCACCTATGGTTCATTCAACCTGCAGCACTACAGCGCTTCATCCTACCCCTCCATCACCCGCACACAGTATGACTATTCTGATCACCAGGGCGGCGCCAACTCTTATTATAGCCATGCAGGTGCCCAAGGCTCAGGGCTCTATTCCTTCAGCAGCTATATGAGCCCCAGCCAGAGGCCCATGTATACCCCCATCGCTGACCCCACCGGAGTGCCCTCGGTGCCCACCCAGACCCACAGTCCACAGCACTGGGAGCAGCAGCCTGTCTACACCCAGCTCTCCAGGCCCTGAGAGGCCAGAAGTTAGAGGTCAACCCCTTAGTCCTTAGCACAGACTGTCCCATAAGAACCCATCTCCTACCAGAGACTCTTATCTCCCAGAATCCTCGCGGGCCTACAGGCctctacaccagggttcttcaattccagtcctggagggccgaaacacttctgttttttatttctacctggtagttaattgcactcacctggtggcccaggtctgaattagcccctgattagaaggagaggatgaaaaacagaggtgtttcggccctccaggaccggaattgaagaaccctgctctacaccAACACACCCTCCACCGCCAATAGAAAAACATTCAAGGACTTTTTTAAAGTACTGAACATTTATTATCTTCGGAAAAACGGCTCACGACAGTGCCTTTTTTAATGCTCGGAGTTGTGATTATATTTTTATAGGTATAATGTTAAAAGAAACTCGTTTTTGAAAAGAGGAATCCTCTGTGAGGATATATTTGTTATGAATATTTTAGTATGTACTGTGTATGTGTTCTGAACTTTATTTTGGTACTATATCTTTCGGGGGATTTATACGTTTAATGAGGAAGAGACGCTTTAGGTGAACAACGTCCTCCGCGGCCTTACTTCTGGCTCATGTATTTTTGTACAGGAACAGGAAGTCAAAAGAAAATAATCCCTTTACTCACTGCCTGTCCTCTTTTAATACATTCCGCTTTGATTCTCATGTATATATCTTATTGTAATTGTTATGAGATCTTATAAGAACTGAGCAAAGCTGGTGTTTAAATAGTTTATGGCCATGACTTACTATGTGACCATGTCATCAGTGAATTAGACAAAGTATCGCTATTTTCTTGTCGTTATTGTGTTGGGAATGCTAATAGCATTAGAAAGTGCCATATACTTACACCAGGGGCCTTACTGACTGTGTTGCTAGATGTGATTGAGAAATGCTTTGTATTGCCTTCATGCCATTGGTGCCTGTTGAAGCACAGTAGAGAGGCTCTTTACATTAGCGATGCTAGCACCGCAGTGGAGCCTAGAAACCACAGCTGAGTTCTCACTTCCTGTCTCTGGAGGGATACAGGAAGTGGCCTTTGACCCCAAGCAGTCTCCCTTCCAGTTGAGTCGTTCCTCTGGCCTCTTATTCCTTCCAGTCTTAACCTCTTTAATTTATTCATTAGCAATTAATTTTATTTGAAAAGTAATAACTATTTTGCATTTTATTCCTTTTTAATTCCGCAGCGACTAATTGAgatgagaaaaaaataacttttccGCAGATGGATTAGTTGTTTCGATGTGGTACAAATTGTTTATTTATAATTTGTAAATGTTTTCAGTTGAAATAGTTATTTTGATGATCTAGTTGTGTACAGCTTACTTCTAATTATGATCAAACTTGATCTGAAATATCTAAAAAAGAAAAAACTGGAAGTTGTTTTATTCATTCTAACAAATATGGATTTAATGGTTATTGGAGCTGTGGCTGCAGTGTGAAGATGTCTTTCTATAGAATCACCAGCATACTTTTTTGTTTTTGAAAAAAGTGATGTTCTTTATTCTCTATTCCATATCTTAGTTCTCATGTTGGCATCTTTGTAATTCAACTGAATTCTTCTTTTCCTAGGTAAAACATGCCATTGTCTTAAAAGAAGCTTATCTTTTGTATTATATTGTttgcaataaaaataaaacatattgaaAATAAACTCTATGGTTCTGTTTCAAATGTTCAGAGAATGTTATTTTAGATACAGTATGTGCATGCACACTAGCAGGGGGCTGAACAGTTTTATCGACTACATTTCTGGAAATCTCTATCATGTCAACTTAGGCGCAGTGGGATTCCTTTATACCCATAATGCAATGCTTTATAAGGGAAGTTGACTCATGCTGAGAGAAAACAGTAAGATGGAGACGTCATCTAATGACTTAGAATCACATTAAAAAGGAGGTCAGAACCACTGCAGAACCACGGCAGTTTATCAAACGCGAGAAAAAAACTTATTTCATAAAAGAAAGAAAAGCAATGTAAGATTAAATGTAAAGTAGAAACAAAACATAACACAATAGTAAGATTTGGTGAAGTACAACATTGAATAAATGTAAATAGACTAGCCAGTTCCTATGCTGTAACCAGTCAACTACATAGATAATACTACTGTAGAATGAGAATAGGCCTACGTGTGTAACTTCTCAAGCCCAACATGTGACATTCATTTGTCATGTAAAATACCCTGAGGAAGGAATATCCAAAAGGTTTTAACAAACTATTAACattaacccttaccataaccctaaccttaaccctaacactaaccttaacccttaccataaccctaaccttaaccctaacactaaccttaacccttaccataaccctaaccttaaccctaacccttattctaaacctttccctaaccctaaccgtaaccttagcaagcagttgcttatcaacagatagtttgttgattgtatgagcatctacagatggaccaTCCAAATGACTACAAATAATTTTCGAAGCAAACTTCCATTGTCCTCCCTAGAGTTCCTGAATATGTTTACATTGTCAGCTTGCTCGACTCTTTATGTTCCTACACCTTGGTTGGTGAGCCAGGGGCTACTAGCTACTAGCTACTAGCTTCCTTTCATCCTGTCTTGCAGGCTTCCCAGACCATGAGGTCACCGGGCCATCATTACTACGGCCTATTGGGATGATGTATGTCCACACCCCTTCCCCGAACATGTATACCCCACTGCTTAGAGAAACAAACTGCACATAAAATGATGTTTATTCATTACCAGCCATACCATAATGGGATTGCGCCACCCTCTATAAATCAATGACAATGTAAACACAATCAGTGGCTAGGTTGGGGAACTTCATGTTGAGAGAATGTTGCTTTCATGTTGAAAGTTAGAGGTAGGATTTCAGATGACATCTCTGTCCTCACGTCAAGTGGACTGGATCAATTCCTCTACCACCAACCCACCACTACGCCTCACTACCTCACTGACTGGCTGTACAGACTGGACTGAATGCACTCAACCCCTATTTCATATTACACTATAATGTATATTGAGATCTGTGGACTCACTGGCTGATTGCCCAAAGCCTGGTCTCATAGTGTGTGCTGTAGACAACTCTTCTATCGTTGTCATGCCTTGCAAGTTGGCATGGAACCAGTAATATGCACCGCCTTAGTGTGGGATGAATGAATACTATACTGGCCCTGTATAGGGAACTTTAATTGTGCATCATAGGCAGGCATAGAGGTAGTGGAATGATCCAAGAAGTGCCGAAACGTAAAATATAATACACCAATGACATCAGACAAAAAACTGGGAAATGAAACAGTGCTGTACAAGATACCCAACACACCAGGGCCGGGACTCAAATAAACCACACTGAACTTGACTTTTAAAGGTGTGTTAGAATCCCAGCCGATGTCTTGTGTCTGCAGTGTGGTAATGTAATTAACAGTAGTGT
This sequence is a window from Coregonus clupeaformis isolate EN_2021a chromosome 7, ASM2061545v1, whole genome shotgun sequence. Protein-coding genes within it:
- the LOC121568723 gene encoding transcription factor Sox-9-B, translating into MNLLDPFLKMTDEQEKCFSDAPSPSMSEDSVGSPCPSGSGSDTENTRPSDNHLLLGPDGVLGEFKKADQDKFPVCIRDAVSQVLKGYDWTLVPMPVRVNGSSKNKPHVKRPMNAFMVWAQAARRKLADQYPHLHNAELSKTLGKLWRLLNEGEKRPFVEEAERLRVQHKKDHPDYKYQPRRRKSVKNGQGEPEDGEQTHISSGDIFKALQQADSPASSMGEVHSPGEHSGQSQGPPTPPTTPKTELAAGKADLKREGRPLQEGTGRQLNIDFRDVDIGELSSDVISNIEAFDVNEFDQYLPPHGHAGVNGAQTGYTGSYRGISASSIGQVGAGGHGWMSKQQHSLAALGGGGGSGGEQGQSQGRTTQIKTEQLSPSHYSEQQGSPPQHVTYGSFNLQHYSASSYPSITRTQYDYSDHQGGANSYYSHAGAQGSGLYSFSSYMSPSQRPMYTPIADPTGVPSVPTQTHSPQHWEQQPVYTQLSRP